The following are encoded in a window of Panicum virgatum strain AP13 chromosome 5N, P.virgatum_v5, whole genome shotgun sequence genomic DNA:
- the LOC120675705 gene encoding cytochrome P450 72A15-like, producing the protein MGELSGGGGDGDAQAPFPWKLVVLCAVAAWCAVRAVEWAWWRPRRLARALRSQGLRGTAYRSLAGDAPLTERLDREARSRPMPLGCHDVVPRAMPLFHQTMKEHGKTSITWFGPVPRVTITKPELVREVLSNKFGHFEKIRYGRLQRMLHNGLGSHEGEKWAKHRRIINPAFHVEKLKRMLPAFAACCTDLVRRWEGLAADGQPYEVDVWPEMQNLTGDVISRAAFGSSYLEGRRIFQLQGEQVKLVVQAMQKLHIPGYLYLPTRTNRRMKQIASEIEALLKGIIAKREDALRTGGATSDDLLNVLLESNMEHCRDDGNARAGGITTDDVIGECKLFYFAGMETTSVLLTWTMIVLSMHPEWQDRAREEVLHVFGRTTPDYDGMSRLRIVTMVLYEVLRLYTPLTALQRYTYKPMVLGGVRYPAGVILMLPLLCVHHDKDVWGPDASEFRPQRFAEGIARASADAPALFPFGWGPRTCIGQNFALLEAKMGLAMILQSFVFELSPSYTHAPVSHGLLQPEHGAQVMLRRLP; encoded by the exons ATGGGGGagctcagcggcggcggcggcgacggcgacgcgcagGCGCCGTTCCCGTGGAAGCTGGTGGTGCTGTGCGCGGTGGCCGCGTGGTGCGCCGTGCGCGCGGTGGAGTGGGcgtggtggcggccgcggcgcctgGCGCGGGCGCTGCGGTCGCAGGGGCTCCGCGGCACGGCGTACCGCTCCCTGGCGGGGGACGCGCCGCTGACGGAGCGGCTCGACCGTGAGGCCAGGTCCCGGCCCATGCCGCTGGGATGCCACGACGTCGTGCCCCGGGCGATGCCGCTGTTCCACCAGACCATGAAGGAGCACG GCAAAACGTCCATCACCTGGTTCGGGCCGGTGCCAAGGGTGACCATCACCAAGCCCGAGCTGGTGCGCGAGGTTCTGTCCAACAAGTTCGGTCACTTCGAGAAGATCAGGTACGGCAGGCTTCAGAGGATGCTGCACAACGGCCTGGGCAGCCACGAGGGCGAGAAATGGGCCAAGCACCGGAGGATCATCAACCCCGCGTTCCATGTCGAGAAGCTCAAG CGGATGCTGCCGGCTTTCGCCGCGTGCTGCACGGACCTGGTGAGGAGATGGGAGGGCCTGGCCGCGGACGGGCAGCCGTACGAGGTGGACGTGTGGCCTGAGATGCAGAACCTGACGGGGGATGTCATCTCGCGCGCCGCGTTTGGCAGCAGCTACCTGGAAGGCAGGAGGATCTtccagcttcagggggagcagGTCAAGCTCGTCGTTCAGGCCATGCAGAAGCTTCACATCCCTGGATACTT GTACCTGCCTACGAGAACCAACCGAAGGATGAAGCAGATCGCTTCGGAGATCGAAGCGCTCCTGAAGGGCATCATCGCCAAGAGAGAGGACGCGTTGAGGACCGGAGGCGCGACCAGCGACGACCTCCTTAACGTGCTGCTAGAGTCGAACATGGAGCACTGCAGGGACGACGGCAACGCGAGGGCCGGCGGCATCACCACCGACGACGTGATCGGGGAGTGCAAGCTCTTCTACTTCGCCGGCATGGAGACCACGTCGGTGCTGCTCACGTGGACCATGATCGTGCTCTCGATGCACCCGGAGTGGCAGGACCGCGCCAGGGAGGAGGTGCTCCATGTCTTCGGCCGGACGACGCCGGACTACGACGGCATGAGCCGCCTGAGAATC GTGACCATGGTGCTGTACGAGGTGCTGCGGCTGTACACGCCGCTGACGGCGCTCCAACGCTATACGTACAAGCCCATGGTGCTCGGCGGCGTGAGGTACCCGGCGGGCGTGATTCTGATGCTGCCGCTGCTGTGCGTCCACCACGACAAGGACGTGTGGGGCCCCGACGCGAGCGAGTTCAGGCCGCAGAGGTTCGCGGAGGGGATCGCCAGGGCGTCCGCGGACGCGCCGGCCTTATTCCCCTTCGGATGGGGCCCGCGCACCTGCATCGGCCAGAACTTCGCGCTGCTCGAGGCCAAGATGGGGCTCGCCATGATCCTGCAGAGCTTCGTGTTCGAGCTCTCGCCGTCCTACACGCACGCGCCAGTCTCGCACGGCCTGCTGCAGCCGGAGCACGGCGCGCAGGTCATGCTCAGGAGGCTCCCATAG